In Pseudoalteromonas marina, a genomic segment contains:
- a CDS encoding calcium-binding protein produces MNPIHLFIVCTLTVFNASSFAASDTINNQFKKIDRNKDGFLTRSEASIDPALWSKFISYDQDKDGRLTLSEYHLYASK; encoded by the coding sequence ATGAACCCCATACACTTATTTATTGTGTGCACTCTAACCGTATTTAATGCATCAAGCTTTGCCGCAAGTGACACTATTAACAACCAGTTTAAAAAAATAGACCGAAACAAAGACGGATTTTTAACGCGTTCTGAAGCCTCAATAGACCCCGCCTTGTGGTCTAAGTTTATTAGTTACGACCAAGATAAAGACGGCCGGCTAACACTTAGCGAATACCATTTATATGCCAGTAAGTAG